A genomic stretch from Budorcas taxicolor isolate Tak-1 chromosome 15, Takin1.1, whole genome shotgun sequence includes:
- the LOC128060707 gene encoding olfactory receptor 5AN1-like gives MIRRDNITEITHFILLGFSDFPRIIVVLFAVFLVIYILTLTWNLSLLILIRMDSHLHTPMYFFLSNLSFMDICYVTSTAPKMLYNFFQELQTINYVDCVIQNFVFSTMGLSESCLMTAMAYDRYAAICNPLLYSSVMSPALCGRMVLGSYMAGLSATILQLCFMLQLHFCGPNVINHFFCDLPQLLVLSCTDTFFLHLLTVILTMIFGIINVSVIMISYVYIVVSIMKITTARGRSKAFNTCASHLTAVSLFYTSGMFVYLSSSSGGSSSFDRFASFFYTVMIPMLNPLIYSLRNKEIKDALRRLQKKSRYC, from the coding sequence ATGATTAGGAGAGATAATATCACAGAGATCACTCATTTTATCCTCTTGGGATTCTCAGATTTCCCCAGAATCATAGTAGTGCTCTTTGCTGTATTCCTGGTGATATACATTTTGACCCTGACTTGGAACCTGTCGCTCCTCATCTTAATAAGAATGgactcccacctccacacccccatgtacttctttctcagtAACCTGTCCTTCATGGACATCTGCTACGTGACCTCCACAGCCCCCAAGATGCTCTACAACTTCTTCCAGGAGCTGCAAACTATCAACTATGTGGATTGTGTTATTCAGAATTTCGTGTTCTCCACCATGGGGCTGAGTGAGTCTTGCCTCATGACCGCCATGGCTTATGACCGATACGCCGCCATTTGCAACCCACTCCTCTATTCATCAGTCATGTCGCCCGCTCTCTGCGGTCGGATGGTGCTGGGATCCTACATGGCTGGACTCTCGGCCACTATACTCCAATTGTGTTTCATGCTCCAGCTCCACTTCTGTGGGCCTAATGTCATcaaccacttcttctgtgacctGCCCCAGCTGTTAGTTCTCTCCTGCACGGACACGTTCTTTTTACATCTCTTAACTGTTATCCTAACAATGATCTTCGGGATAATAAATGTTTCAGTTATCATGATATCCTATGTCTACATTGTCGTCTCCATCATGAAGATCACGACAGCACGGGGCAGGTCCAAGGCTTTCAACACCTGTGCCTCCCACCTGACAGCAGTGAGCCTCTTCTATACCTCAGGTATGTTTGTCTATTTGAGTTCCAGCTCTGGTGGTTCCTCCAGCTTTGACAGATTCGCATCATTCTTCTACACTGTGATGATTCCCATGTTGAATCCCTTGATTTACAGTCTGAggaacaaagaaatcaaagatgcctTGAGAAGGTTGCAAAAGAAGAGCAGGTATTGCTGA
- the LOC128060681 gene encoding olfactory receptor 5AN1-like, which produces MTGGGNITKTMHFILLGFSDFPRIIAVLFAVFLVIYILTLTWNLSLLVLIRMDSHLHTPMYFFLSNLSFIDICYVTSTAPKMLYDFFQEQQTITFVGCAAQYFVFSTMGLSESCLMTAMAYDRYAAICNPLLYLSVMSPALCGRMVLGSYLAGLSASISQLCFMLQLQFCGPNVINHFFCDLPQLLVLSCTDTFFVQLLTAILTMIFGIINALVIMISYVYIVISIMKITTARGRSKAFNTCASHLTAVTLFYTSSIFVYLSSSTGGSSSFDRFASVFYTVVIPMLNPLIYSLRNKEIKDALKRLQKKRRCC; this is translated from the coding sequence ATGACTGGGGGAGGAAATATTACAAAGACCATGCATTTCATCCTCTTGGGATTCTCAGATTTTCCAAGAATCATAGCAGTACTTTTTGCTGTATTCCTGGTGATATACATTTTGACCCTGACTTGGAACCTGTCGCTCCTCGTCTTAATAAGAATGgactcccacctccacacccccatgtacttctttctcagtAACCTGTCCTTCATAGACATCTGCTACGTGACCTCCACAGCCCCCAAGATGCTCTACGACTTCTTCCAGGAGCAGCAAACTATTACCTTTGTGGGCTGTGCTGCTCAGTACTTCGTGTTCTCCACCATGGGGCTGAGCGAGTCTTGCCTCATGACCGCCATGGCTTATGACCGATACGCCGCCATTTGCAACCCGCTCCTCTATTTGTCAGTCATGTCGCCCGCTCTCTGCGGTCGGATGGTGCTGGGATCCTACTTGGCTGGACTCTCTGCTTCTATATCCCAATTGTGTTTCATGCTCCAGCTCCAGTTCTGTGGGCCTAATGTCATcaaccacttcttctgtgacctGCCCCAGCTGTTAGTTCTATCCTGCACTGACACTTTTTTTGTACAACTCTTGACTGCCATATTAACAATGATCTTTGGGATAATAAATGCCTTAGTTATTATGATATCCTATGTCTACATTGTCATCTCCATCATGAAGATCACGACAGCAAGAGGCAGGTCCAAGGCTTTCAACACCTGTGCTTCTCATCTGACAGCAGTCACTCTCTTTTATACCTCAAGTATCTTTGTCTATTTGAGTTCCAGCACTGGTGGTTCCTCCAGCTTTGACAGATTTGCATCAGTCTTCTATACTGTGGTGATTCCCATGTTGAATCCTTTGATTTACAGTCTGAggaacaaagaaatcaaagatgcctTGAAGAGGTTGCAAAAGAAGAGACGGTGTTGCTGA